In Vanacampus margaritifer isolate UIUO_Vmar chromosome 6, RoL_Vmar_1.0, whole genome shotgun sequence, the DNA window ttggtgacccaaACTTGATTTACTGACTTGCCTGAGTGACACAGGCTCTGTATATCAGTTGGAGTCCATAAAGAGGGAAGAGCTTGGCCAAGACTTTGACGTTCTCAACGTGAGTCTCGCTGTACCGGCCGCCATTGTTCTCCTTAGCCCGGTCCAACCAAGATGGCACATCTCCACTGAGGTGGCGGTAGTGAAGGCAGCACATCTTGAGGGAGTTTAAGAAAACGCCAAGCGTGGTCAATAAAGATCCGCCTTTGACAGAAGCAAAAAGACATTGGGATGAGGTGCCATATAagccaaaaatgacattttcctcttaaacttaaaaaaaaaaaaatctttcaaccacctctttacctttttttttctttttatgtactCTAAAGTATACAgtttgatggggaaaaaaacacaaccaaagAGGAAGGTCTAAGCAATTATATTAGATTATaggaaaatagtaaaaaaacaaaaaacgtcacctaaaccaatttaagattacaaattgaattggtgaccaatttaaaaaaatcacttcaattggtaacacacaaatgaatcaagttaatccaaagtgaatacatttaatttaataaattattagttcaataaacttaatatattcacttaaattaatcaaaaattaaattaatccaaaattaatccaaagtaaatatatttagtttactgaactcataattaattaaacaatatattcattttgtattaacttaattcaattgtgtgttaccaactgaagatactttttttaaattgggcaacaattcaatttttttttaacaattctctttttagggTGTATGATATTCTTGGATAAAATCAGAAGATTGAAAAGGTGtgcgctttttttcttttttaatttttttaattaatttttttacctttcttgGGTTTGTAGGTGAGTTTGTTGCGCATCATGTGTATGGCAATGAGTGCCAGCAGTGCAGAGGTGAAGGGGATTAGGAAAGCCAGATTTTTGGCCACAGATTGCTGGATGTAAGCAATACCCAGAAACACAACAGTGGAATTCAGGTTGACCAGCCAGTAGAACCTAAACACAGTAAAGTaaagtacaaagtacaaatTGCTTGTTTCAATTTGAGCTATAGGTTATCTGCACCTACTTTTAACATCTTAAACAGGCACATTGTAaggctaactaactaacaaactaTATGTCATATTTGCACAATAATTACTGCACCCAAcatttaaagtattttctttttcttgatgctaaataaataatacatttaaacgaGTTTCAAAATCGAAATGTGTACTTACTTGTTGACTAAATGGACAACTTTACAAACTGTATCTGCATCACATACCAATTGAAGAAGCCCAGTAGCTGATACTGATTGTAGCTCTGCAGGCTGTATGCTCCCAAAGGACAAAGAATGGCCCGGATGCCGCCAATGCCCAGCGCAGCAGCCAGCAGGCCGGTGTAGAACAGGGCCTGCTGCTCATGAGGTTCTAACTTATGACTCATATGATGAGTGTCGATGTAGAAATCTTCAAAAGGGAATGCTACCACTGGTAACATTGCTGTGCCTATGGAAAATATAATTGAGTCATGAAACATCAACATCACACTGGGCTGTAATTGAATTGGATGTGAGGTCATAAGGTAAACATAGGGAATCACACTGTGTACAGATATAGAGTGAAACCTCAGTTGACGATCTTAACTCCACCGTATAtaatttgagaaaataaaaaattgctcaGAAATTCCGAAGCCGAAACTCCGCCACAATGTGAACCCtcgcaaacaaaaacaagaaaaacaaacgtTGACTTTGTCTTACCAAAGAAATGAAGAAAAGCACACAAGTAGAGCACCTTGGTTCTTCCTAGCCAGGTTTCAGCAAACCAGCCGACCAGCACAGGCGTCAGCGTGCTGGCTCCGATGAAGCACAAGTTCACTGTTGCGGCCAAGTAGTTGTCATAGCCGAGCTTTACAGTGCAAAAGAGAATCATGTTGCATACGATGCCGAAAAATGTGAATCTTTCACATAGCTCCACCAGCAGAACACAAATGATGACTTGGAGCTTCTTGCGGCCCCCGCGTGATGCTGTCCGGTCTGGACGTGGTGTCTCGGAGAGCCGCCTCAGGTGGCGTTTGCCCTCGGGCAGTCTCTGAACTTCTCCTGCCACCATCCCTCCTGCAGAACGGTGACCGGGCTCCCTCATGAGATGGATGCTGTCTGTGAAACAGCAAAGCTCTGAATGTGAAGTCTAGACCTTCTAGGAAAAGAGCAGCAGGGGCTGGGCTGAGTGGGCATACAAAGCATCAGACACAGCCGTGTTCTACACGTGCTGATGGCTGACTATTGCCCACTTTTATTACCTTACTGATTTAATGTTTCAGACGATTGCCTTGCAGTCGTCTGACACATCATGAAAAACGGCATCCGTCAGGAAAAGTGATAGATTTAGAGAGCAGTCCAGAAATAGTTCTGTGATGACCAACAACATACATGCATTTGGTCGGTTTATCTTTCCATTCAAACAACTTCACTTCTGTCTT includes these proteins:
- the slc15a5 gene encoding solute carrier family 15 member 5 — encoded protein: MREPGHRSAGGMVAGEVQRLPEGKRHLRRLSETPRPDRTASRGGRKKLQVIICVLLVELCERFTFFGIVCNMILFCTVKLGYDNYLAATVNLCFIGASTLTPVLVGWFAETWLGRTKVLYLCAFLHFFGTAMLPVVAFPFEDFYIDTHHMSHKLEPHEQQALFYTGLLAAALGIGGIRAILCPLGAYSLQSYNQYQLLGFFNWFYWLVNLNSTVVFLGIAYIQQSVAKNLAFLIPFTSALLALIAIHMMRNKLTYKPKKGGSLLTTLGVFLNSLKMCCLHYRHLSGDVPSWLDRAKENNGGRYSETHVENVKVLAKLFPLYGLQLIYRACVTQIPSGYYIQAMNSNLHLSDVLLPIGTMNVISILPLLVLAPLMECVNSYSLSMAKTPLAPTRVITPCLITPPYLILPLQLWDMHVQPCPSWWQVYRSCAGKLPPWWSKPSPGRFCKYRPCRVSSWRRSTFFSDWLRLWLRQHVSERFPHLFPADSWAHPRNLPPLSHAVLRRRLLPRSYLHSVGLLHVWRFLLSKRPARWKFGELLFPHGHADDDKYFGVLGYISQVHGSECAG